In Cicer arietinum cultivar CDC Frontier isolate Library 1 chromosome 7, Cicar.CDCFrontier_v2.0, whole genome shotgun sequence, the genomic window TCATATATTCCTTCGTAATTGACCTCAGCAGCAACAGCATTGTAATAATCCTGCTTCTTACACCTAAAGACTTCCACATATCTGCGACCCATGTTCTGCCGATCCCTCTGTAAAGCAAACTCAACCTGCATTGCTCCTGCAAAGACTACAAAGGCCTCTCCAGAGAACCGCCCGTTCTTGTTTACCAGCAACACATCGACAATGGTCAGTCCAgcaaagaatttcaaaatgtcAATGTCTGTGCAGTTAAACGGAAGCCCCCTGAGACGAACGACAGGAAAAGGAGGAGGGGGCTGGAAGCCACCAGCATATCCATAAGGTTGAAAGCTGCCTGTTCCGCTGCTCACTGCGAAGTATGGATTGGATTCCATCATTCTTTGTCTCTTTGAGCCAACCTCGTACCCGTCCGAAACCCCCCCGCTTCCCAACATTGCCCTTCAAATTTccatacccaaaaaaaaaatccccCACTCAACATGTTAATAAAGCCAATCCCAACCCATGTTTCCCTGATACTTAATTTCAATTCCTAACGtcataaattttatcatattcatcacaactccaaaaacaaaatatcatttttcttaaaaGTAACAAGACAACGACCAGCTAAACCAATAGAATGAACAAAGGATGAACACAATCACATgattttctttgaaaaaaatttgatcagttaACATCCAAGACACAAACCATTTGCTGGACATAACACATACGTAAAAcaacatcaaaaataaaataaaataaaaagtcataCAAAGGAAGCAGCTCAAGGTTAATATAATAGCAGAACAATATGCTTAACGCCAGACTAACAAAGCTAGGaaggttaattaattaaagaaaattatgaaaaagCAACACAAACAAAAAGTAAGAAAgatatcatattatatattccatattttcaaaagaaagttATCTATATGTGTGTGGCAACATGTGTGACAATACAGTACCTACTGATCCTAATCACATGGTTGAAAGAAGCCCAAGAAAATTGTATATGCCCACAGATTTTTCACATTTTCACAGCAAAATTCATTAGCAGAGAAagcttttaacaaaataaaatgataaaaccCTTATATCATGTTATaggatataaattatttaaaatacataGCTATACACACGAAATTGAAGACAAAATCTGAAACTCTGAAAGAATTTTCCTAGCATAGACCTTATCaatatttctatattttctatcttaactaaaaaaatttatcatgtaCCAATGAATCACAATACCAAAGTTAATCGATCATCTAAATATGAATAAGTGATATTaacaaaccaaaaaaaataaaaatctcgaATAACTTCAATTCCCAAACACGAATAGGATTCCTAATCATAGAGATCACCGCAGAAAAAACAAACCCCAAAAAGGCAACAAAAAACCACATTCGAAGGAAACTATAAGAAACGATAAAAAAGAATTAGAGGAAGATGAAGTTTAGGAGACTTACCCCCTCGGTCCGTACATGTTTCCACGATCGCCGAAGGATCGGGCGAACGGGGAATCGGCCGACGGAGGAAAACGATACGGATCCAGCGGTGCGATTCTGAGAACGAAACGTAGTTGAATTGAAAATCGTAATGTGAGAAGAAAACCCTAACTAGGGTTGCGAAATCGGGTTCAACGACCTTCTTCACGGAACGGAACACTGTGCACCCTTTTCAAGTTTTGAGTgtcttatttattatatcttttttctacgtcaaaaaaaatatatttattcttaGATTTAAAAGAGGTGTAAAATTATTTCGCAAAacaaacaataattaaatatctcaacatcaataaaaaatttaaataattttattcgatttataaatcataaaatgtaatgtgacatattttaatgattataattgaatcaatattgtaaaattattttacaatccTAAAccttgaaattttaattttttattaaatagtgtGGTCCTTTTACTCATTCATTAAAATGGaccactttttaaaatataaattaaattgtattttttgttgtcGTATTTTGcttcatataaaattttgattctcTTATTTTGTCctctaattttgaaaaaatattatctgaaTGTTTATGTATGTGTATTTTTAATAGGGGATGCTTTTGGATTTCGCATTAGAATGTGGAAAATGACACTTTTACATATAGATTATCAAACATGTATTAGTTTAACACatcttatatttcttttaatttaagatTCTATCTTATATcttatattaactttttttttaaaatagaggtTATAAGGTGgagatgtaattttttttactcgtTCGAATATGAGGTCGCATCtattgtcatttatttatttattattttttacaacaaataAGTAATCATTAACTATCCCATGTCAAAACAAACGTGTTATATTAACTCTTCGATAAATTagcaaaattttatttgattaacaatttctctatttttttcttcatgcaATATAAAAGGATAAATCAGGAGAAAatagttgttaacaaaatataataaagttttaatttattgCAAAATAAAGgagaaatttattaaaataatatacgACATTGTTTGTTTCGATGCGTCTactcaatattaataatttaatatattttttatattttgttttattttattaataaaattttgttattttaattaatttttgtttattaaattaataattagtcGTTTGTTATAAAGAAAATACGGCAATAGATGATTGCAGCCTTCCATTAGAAGGAAAAAAGATTACTTTAGCTTATCACCTCAAaggtaaaaaataaaagtaaaatatttttatatataaatttcaatatagCGTATAATTGATAACTTTGAATGAAAATGAGATATAAATGAGAAATATTTCcataataaaaatacttttatatgtAGAGAAATGATAACAAATATCGTAAGGATTGTTAAAAAACTAAATGACAAAATGCGTATCTTAAAAATAGTACATTcaacactttaaaaaaaaaaatttaaatgattttttaactaaataatgaaGTTACAAATTTATCAAATCAATTTGTCGTTTTACATTTTATTCAATTCTTTGAATAGTGAGAGATTTTGACAcgaatatctcttttttttctttttaatttcaaaatgtcctgctttaaaaaaaaaaaaatatagaattgcCCTACTTTTTTGCCCCATTGCTGATCGCATCATCAACACAAGGTCGCATCCCGGGGATGCCACCatctactatatatatatatatatatttttccattttattaattttgctaattattatttaataaattataaataattaaattatttaaaaattcaaaaaactattaataaaataaaatatattaataaataataatagtaattttaataatattttaaattttaataaaaataataatagtaataataataataataaagtaaaaaatactgaaggacaaaatatatcaaatttatattttatcattattattattttcattaatttttatttattagataaaaaaaataggagaaagttgttataataacaTGCAAAAAtggaggaagttgttataataatttgccGAAACAAAAAATAGGAGAATGTTGTTATAAGaatgtgtcaaaataaataacgtaTTCCTTATATTTTGCCgataaaataatttcttaacAACCTCTTCTTGTTTAACTGCATTTTTTTCTCCAAtataatgtgttttattttattttattaatagtattttgattttttaattatttttaatttattaaataatcaataactcaattgttaacaaaaataatattaagtgtTAATTTACCAGCAAAATAGGATTATGTCGGATATCTGGTTGTACTAAACATTGTCCAAGctggcacatctactcaaaattgatgtattttttccttttgatttagtgcaattttattttaatgtattaatataattttcttattattaatattattattattattgtgattattattattaaaattattattattatttttctttttttaatgtatttttattttattaatagtattttgattttttaattatttttaaattatttaataataataaatataatttacccaataacaaatacaaatggcaaaaaaaaaaattaagaggcCTAGATGTCATTTAACAtgaaattttttcttcttcaggtCGCATCCCAAACTGGGGCTAAAAAGTAGAGCattcttatattttcttttaaaagtgGAGCATTttagaattataatttaaaaaaagatgatATTTCCATCTAAATCCCGAACAGTGAAGGAAATTATCTAAATCCCGAATAGTGAAGGAAATTGTGTATACTACTGTGGTTTAAATAAGTTTGTATCCTATGATTTATCATATCGTGCCAGTACATATAGAAGTAACCTCGTGATACTTGCTATACAACactaaattgaaattgaaattagaACTACTTCCCCCTTTTTGGATGCAATAGAACCAAATCCCAATCTTTTGTAACGATTTCACATAAACCCTAataaataagaacaaaaaacatcaattaaaattacaaacCTATTAACTAAACaccacaaaataaataaataagactaaTCCAAAGGCATTAAAAGACAAATCTCCTTAGTTAAAGACAAATTTTCTTTCTAAGCACACAataatttcaagaaaaagtaaaagaaagCACATCCCCCAGAAGATATGCACGATCATATAACAAGCAGGGGGAACAAATTTCAGGATGTACAAACCTAGTAACGTCCTGTTCTTCCCATTTTAAATCCAGGATACCAGTCCAAGCAGCTACCAATCAGTCATTCTAGATGAAGATCATGAGAATCTATTTGCTATACGTGAGTTTACAAATAAATCTGCTAACACGGGAAGATACTGCTAGCCAAGGTATAATGCCAACCTGCCAAATGATATATATCAGTTTGAATGACATTCACAAACTAATGGACATTTTCATATATGAACTCTTAATGAAATCATGAAAAGCAATTATATGTAGTACTTCCATAGAGAGTTTTTGCCAAACATATTAGAAAGAAGggggaaaaataaattatttccacATGACTAAGCTTAAAGAATCCCGCAAGTACTTCACTTAACCTCTCAAAAACCAAACCTGGGGATGTTATTTCAAGCCATATGGGAATCATCTGATCAGCAAACCTTCCCAGTTCCCACACTCTATTTGCTTCATACAGACTTCCTTATTGTAGATCACAATGGAAAAGGTATTTTTGGCATAATGTTGTACAACTCAATGATGATATGCAGGCAACAAGATGAACAAACGAACAAAACCCAACTTAGAGCTAAGTGAGAAGGTTTTAGAGTAGATGACGTTGTATGTCTAAGAAAAACCTCTTGACAATTACCTAAGCCTCAAAGACATGAAATTGATGCATCTAGTTTGACTTTAAGGCCACGTTTGGTGGTCAAGATAAGAAAGATAGAATATGATATGTTATCATATATCTTTATAATTCAATGTTAGTTGAGCCAATAGGATATGAAAAGCTTATCCCAGTGGCATGCCCTATTCTATTCATTAGTCATTACCACTTCGACCATTAAGCACCCTCTGCCATTGTAGTCCACCTCAAACATAGTATAAGATAACATTATACAATCTTGAGGATTATTTGATCCACATCAAGCATTGGATAGGATAAGATCTTATCGTACTTGTATCTTACCCTAATTTTACAAACTCTCTTGTCCAATCTATCCTCATCCTATCCTGGTCACCAAATGAGCCCTGGTTGTGTTCACTCAGTACCAACAACCAGTATATTTACCagatggaagaaaaaaatatccaGACAATGAATGATATGTTACAATTCCAACACTATCTCTTTCATGGCATGTTACCACCCATCACTAGCCAAAGCCTCAAAAGTAATCTTAGGAACTTTCACAACATCAAGAGAAGCGACAGAGGATGGGAAGGAAGGATGATGATGCAtacaatgattaaaaaaaacaatatagaaTGACAAGTTACCCTAGAACATGCACCTTTTCTTAATATAATGGAAATATCTAATATTCTATCTTGGGGTAGAGATAGACAAGAGTGCAACAATAGAAGAAACAAGCTTATCCCCTTGAGCCTTTTCTGAAGCAGATGGTGGAGTTAGAGGGTGACATACATATACCTAGTGAATGGATGGCCGAGGAGGAAGGTATCACCAAGCTCCAACTTCCAATACACTAACAACTCAATGGTCAACCTTATCTGTATCAGAAAGTGGATGGTCCAATCAAAGGTCTAATATTAGTCAAATCTACATGCAGAGAAGCGTGTCCTCCCATATCCACAAGTCTAAACTTGCTATTGAACCACATTAAGCAAGGTGATGTTCCTTACCATGGCTATATATATCAGTACATCCCATATGTCTTACTCCAGTAAGTTGGTTTTCTTACCATAACCATCCAACTTCCATGTTGGCATTAGATAGAATCAATACTACTAGTACTATACGAGAGTCAACATCAGAAGTCTAGTACTTCGTCCTTTCTCCTAGATTATCAGTCACTTATGATTCATCACCACCCAATGTGTGTCGGAAAGAGTCAgtgtgaaaaaatttaaaatgaagagATATTTGGAGAACAATACCCAATGTGGATGCAAGTCACTATTTATGATGTGTATTAGGCTAAAATTACAGTGTAGTACATGTAATAATACAATGACCACAAATACTTTCTGCACATTAACCACGTGCAATAACACTTTTGCTCTCAACAGTTACCAGAAAAATATAACTCACTACAATATCATCCATGCCATCTTATTGTATAGCTCCAAGTCTTAATTTGACaccaatgaatttttttaaatccacAGACATTTAGGTTATTCATTAATATCCATGTGCCAAGAGAGTGTCACAAGCTAAATCAAATCCTCACTCAAAAGAAAATGCATTTGTTTTTATACAAGTAAAAGCTCAGATCATTCAATGATTAGGACCTAAATAAGCATCATTTTCTTTGAAGAATGCTTCttttatatacaaatatttcaaatttcaaatataataatgacAGATACTAACAACTACTCACcataatattgttattttgaaCTCCTCCAGTCCTCCAAGATAATAATCTTCCTGCAGAAGAGCATAAAGTAGTTCAGCATACACACGCacaaaaacattgttttctaCTTTCAACAATTAAAGGGAATGAGTCATCCCATTTGTCTGCTAGGTCTTTATTATGACAGAAtcccaacaaaaaaaaaagacagacagacagacttTTGTATAGCAATCTAATCAACCCAACACGTCTTGTTCAAATGGGGGACACAGTTTATAATGTAACCTAGTAGAATTGAAGTCTCGATCATAATTGCATTACCAAATGGTTGCACGAGTTGTTGAGATATGCTAGCCACAGGAGAACTCCAAAACCAGATAAGCAgaattaaatatgtcaaaatctACAAGGCATAACCACATATGTATCTTATCACTTATCAGCATCCGCGAAGAAAAAATGTAAActgaaaatcaaatttaatatcaGGAAATACCTTTGAGGTGAACAGAACTTGCGAATACAAAGCTGTATCTTTGGCGTGTAAATGTTGACCTGGATATTAAATGTAActataatttttcataaatgCTAGATTTGTGAAGCAGGAAAAGGCAGAGAAACTAGAGTAGTGCTACAATTACAGTATAATTTTAAGACTTACTATGCAATTTGATTTGTAGTAAGAATTGATGTTGAGATTACTTTTAGTTCTATTAACTAAGTTTTACTCTCGTCTATTCCCCCCCTTGTGCAGTATTGAAGAGATGAGAATGTTGTGATAGGTAAGTAGTTACACAGTATAGCAGTGAAGAGAATGTTACAATAGATAAGTGGATACACAACACAAGATaggattaaaaatcaaattattagaAAGAAAGTTGGGATACCTCCTATCGTAGAAAATATGGTAGAGTCTCGTACTTGTCTAGTTTGGGCATGTGTTAAGACCCATAAAAGCAATAGTAAGGAAGGTAGACTAGATGAAAGATAGTATGATAGTTAAAGGGAGGCTAAGGAAAACTATAATGTTT contains:
- the LOC101490653 gene encoding protein GET1-like, whose product is MMGDEAASEEHQRSLSAPLIFFIVLAFHFASHWTDHFKKGGSEKEKEIQLRAEIKQLLKEANSLSQPSTFAQAAKIKRQAAAKEKELAKCQHLHAKDTALYSQVLFTSKILTYLILLIWFWSSPVASISQQLVQPFGRLLSWRTGGVQNNNIMVGIIPWLAVSSRVSRFICKLTYSK
- the LOC101490335 gene encoding uncharacterized protein isoform X1, whose product is MYGPRGAMLGSGGVSDGYEVGSKRQRMMESNPYFAVSSGTGSFQPYGYAGGFQPPPPFPVVRLRGLPFNCTDIDILKFFAGLTIVDVLLVNKNGRFSGEAFVVFAGAMQVEFALQRDRQNMGRRYVEVFRCKKQDYYNAVAAEVNYEGIYDNDYHGSPPPSRSKRFSDKDQMEYTEILKMRGLPFMVTKSQIIEFFKDYKLIEDRVHIACRPDGKATGEAYVEFVSPDEAKRAMCKDKMTIGSRYVELFPSTPDEARRAESRSRQ